From a region of the Mycolicibacterium sp. MU0050 genome:
- a CDS encoding MCE family protein, translating to MERNSWIFRILPAWWTVLFAVGSISFVMICSAFFAGTFQSYVPITLTADRTGLVMESGAKVKMRGIEVGRVATFDRHDAATTLQLELSPQLSRHIPENVTAELRATTLFGAKYVELLYPDDPSSEAISAGAVVRAANTTTEINTVYQSLVNVLGQIDPPKLNAVLTALAEGVRGQGDRIGEATTAANEVLTTVNPRMPTVRENWLAIGRFSDAYDAAGHDILLTLDALSTTAETITEHSTDLDALLISSIGMSRAGIDLLGPNRDNLIEAINLLEPTTGLLRTYNPIYTCLLMGAQWFLDNGGNDALGGNGRSAVLDSGFNWGDDPYRYPDHLQIVAAKGGPGGRPGCGSLPDASKNFPVRQLVTNTGWGTGNDIRTNPGVGDPWWANFFPVTRAVPEAPSIRGQSQPPPPEPAP from the coding sequence ATGGAACGAAACTCCTGGATCTTTCGTATCTTACCCGCCTGGTGGACAGTGCTTTTCGCTGTTGGAAGCATTAGCTTCGTCATGATCTGCTCGGCATTTTTCGCTGGCACCTTCCAGTCCTACGTCCCGATAACGCTGACGGCTGACCGGACCGGTCTGGTCATGGAATCGGGAGCGAAGGTCAAGATGCGCGGTATCGAGGTGGGCCGCGTCGCCACATTCGACCGGCATGATGCGGCGACGACCCTTCAGCTGGAGTTGAGCCCACAACTGTCCAGACATATCCCGGAGAACGTGACTGCCGAGCTCCGGGCCACCACCCTGTTCGGAGCCAAGTATGTTGAATTGCTATACCCCGACGACCCGAGCTCCGAAGCGATCTCTGCGGGTGCGGTGGTAAGGGCAGCCAATACCACCACAGAAATCAACACGGTCTACCAAAGCCTGGTCAACGTGCTCGGTCAGATCGATCCGCCGAAGCTCAATGCAGTACTGACTGCATTGGCCGAGGGTGTACGTGGGCAAGGAGATCGCATCGGCGAAGCAACTACCGCAGCCAACGAGGTACTCACGACGGTCAACCCCCGCATGCCCACGGTGCGCGAGAACTGGCTTGCGATAGGTCGATTCAGCGACGCCTACGACGCGGCCGGCCACGACATCCTGTTGACGTTGGACGCGCTCAGTACGACCGCCGAAACCATCACCGAGCACAGCACCGACCTGGACGCACTGCTGATCAGCAGCATTGGTATGTCGCGAGCCGGCATCGACCTCCTCGGCCCGAATCGGGACAACCTGATCGAAGCGATCAACCTTCTCGAGCCCACCACCGGCCTGCTGCGCACCTACAACCCGATCTACACCTGCCTGCTGATGGGCGCCCAATGGTTTCTGGACAATGGCGGCAACGACGCACTGGGCGGCAACGGCCGGTCGGCGGTCCTCGATTCCGGGTTCAACTGGGGCGACGACCCATACCGGTACCCCGATCACCTCCAGATCGTGGCCGCCAAGGGTGGTCCAGGCGGCCGGCCCGGATGCGGTTCCCTGCCGGACGCCAGCAAGAACTTCCCGGTGCGCCAACTCGTCACCAACACCGGATGGGGTACCGGCAATGACATCAGGACCAACCCCGGAGTGGGAGATCCGTGGTGGGCCAACTTCTTCCCGGTGACCCGCGCGGTACCCGAAGCGCCGAGCATCCGCGGGCAGTCCCAGCCGCCGCCACCGGAGCCGGCACCGTGA
- a CDS encoding ABC transporter permease yields the protein MGDALVHYKAEIVRLIAIMGLGTGALAVIGGTVAIVGFLTLTTGALVAVQGYNQFAEIGVEALTGFTSAYFNVRLVSPLTAGIGLAATIGAGATAQLGAMRINEEIDALEVMGIRSIAYLASSRVIAGVVVVVPLYCVAVLMSFFAARSGTTVIYGQSSGVYDHYFNTFLNETDLIWSFLQAVIIGIAIMLVHTYYGFTASGGPAGVGEAVGRAVRTSLVAAAVITMFVSLALYGQSGDFHFSG from the coding sequence GTGGGTGACGCATTGGTGCACTACAAGGCCGAGATTGTACGGCTGATCGCGATCATGGGGCTGGGGACAGGTGCGCTGGCGGTCATCGGGGGAACCGTTGCGATCGTCGGGTTTCTCACGTTGACCACCGGGGCACTCGTTGCGGTGCAGGGCTACAACCAATTCGCTGAGATTGGCGTGGAGGCGTTGACCGGTTTCACCTCAGCGTATTTCAACGTCCGGCTCGTTTCCCCGTTGACCGCGGGCATCGGCCTGGCGGCGACTATCGGCGCGGGCGCCACCGCGCAACTGGGCGCGATGCGGATCAACGAAGAGATCGACGCGTTGGAGGTCATGGGAATCCGATCGATCGCATACCTGGCATCGAGCCGGGTGATCGCGGGCGTGGTGGTTGTGGTCCCGCTCTACTGTGTCGCTGTCCTGATGTCGTTCTTCGCCGCGCGATCAGGTACCACCGTGATCTACGGTCAGTCCAGCGGCGTCTACGACCACTACTTCAACACCTTCCTCAATGAAACCGACCTGATCTGGTCGTTCTTGCAGGCGGTCATCATCGGGATCGCCATCATGCTGGTGCACACGTACTACGGGTTCACCGCCAGCGGTGGGCCCGCTGGCGTGGGGGAGGCGGTAGGCCGCGCCGTTCGCACCTCGTTGGTGGCGGCTGCGGTCATTACGATGTTCGTGTCCCTGGCTCTCTACGGCCAGTCCGGCGATTTCCATTTCTCAGGGTGA
- a CDS encoding nuclear transport factor 2 family protein — MNEIDALTQRIEALEERLRGYDDRRAICDVLYRYARSVDRCDLDLLKSCYWPDGTDVHWFYNGNAHAFADYVVPLLAEIASSQHSITNPIIEPHGERAFVECQWYVVHHIPLQEGDTERFIDQQLEGRYIDVFENRRGEWRILHRQVVLEAGREFVTTPPLPLPEDHPGLGQRAPHDILSQGLAILDMPIDPVNGADLWGDTRARHSHVSDQ; from the coding sequence ATGAATGAGATCGACGCGTTGACCCAGCGGATCGAGGCGCTCGAAGAACGTCTGCGCGGGTACGACGATCGGCGGGCAATCTGCGATGTCCTTTATCGGTATGCGCGCAGCGTCGATCGCTGCGACCTCGATCTGCTGAAATCGTGCTACTGGCCCGACGGGACCGACGTGCACTGGTTCTACAACGGGAATGCGCACGCGTTCGCCGACTACGTGGTGCCGTTGCTTGCCGAGATCGCCAGTTCCCAGCACTCGATCACCAATCCGATCATCGAACCGCACGGCGAACGAGCGTTCGTCGAATGTCAGTGGTACGTCGTGCATCACATCCCGTTGCAGGAGGGCGACACCGAACGGTTCATCGATCAGCAACTCGAGGGCCGATACATCGACGTATTCGAGAATCGTCGGGGCGAGTGGCGGATTCTCCACCGGCAGGTTGTCCTTGAAGCCGGCCGGGAATTCGTTACCACACCACCGCTACCCTTACCGGAGGATCACCCGGGCCTGGGTCAACGCGCCCCGCACGACATCCTTTCACAGGGGTTGGCCATCCTGGACATGCCGATCGATCCCGTCAACGGTGCTGACCTGTGGGGCGATACGCGGGCGCGCCACAGCCACGTTTCGGACCAATGA
- a CDS encoding alpha/beta hydrolase, with product MSIELRVTTTLMRLALKRRLNANYCPIDGRRRLTSHRLTRPPVDFGDSVLEPRGDTGAAHTIVYVPGGGFMLGADDRHRRFVDVLCRRTGSRGWILHYPLAPENPYPAARDDTVHALRQVLSAPDTGAVTLVADSAGAALALSATLALDTPRGFDSLVLLSPLTDLATTGLSYVYNRYRDPLCGPEAVIHKVHHYLRGANPTDPIASPLWGDLHGLPPLQIFVGSTEIMLDDSVRLAEKARAAGCDVELRVVAKAPHTFPLLVPWCAESRRAVDAMTAFITEKGNHR from the coding sequence ATGAGCATCGAACTGAGGGTCACCACCACATTGATGCGCTTGGCGCTCAAACGGCGACTCAACGCGAACTACTGCCCCATCGATGGTCGCCGACGTCTCACCTCCCACCGATTGACCCGTCCACCGGTTGATTTCGGTGACAGTGTTCTGGAGCCTCGCGGTGACACAGGCGCTGCGCACACCATCGTGTATGTGCCGGGCGGAGGGTTCATGTTGGGTGCCGACGACCGCCACCGCCGCTTTGTCGATGTGTTGTGCCGGCGCACCGGCTCCCGCGGCTGGATCCTGCACTATCCACTCGCGCCGGAAAACCCGTACCCCGCTGCCCGCGACGACACCGTGCACGCCCTACGTCAAGTCCTGAGCGCACCCGACACCGGTGCTGTCACGCTGGTCGCCGACTCCGCAGGGGCTGCACTGGCTCTGTCCGCCACCTTGGCACTTGACACGCCCCGTGGGTTCGACAGCTTAGTGTTATTGTCCCCGTTGACCGACCTCGCGACCACCGGCCTTTCCTATGTGTACAACCGTTACCGCGATCCGCTGTGCGGTCCAGAGGCGGTCATTCACAAAGTCCACCACTACCTTCGGGGCGCGAACCCCACTGATCCGATTGCCTCACCCCTTTGGGGGGATCTCCACGGACTTCCGCCACTCCAGATCTTCGTCGGCAGTACCGAAATCATGCTCGATGATTCGGTCCGATTGGCCGAGAAAGCCCGCGCGGCTGGCTGCGATGTCGAACTGCGGGTGGTCGCCAAGGCCCCACACACCTTTCCTCTGCTCGTTCCCTGGTGCGCTGAGTCGCGTCGAGCGGTCGACGCGATGACCGCCTTCATCACCGAAAAAGGGAACCACCGCTGA
- a CDS encoding inorganic diphosphatase produces MEFDVTIEIPKGQRNKYEVDHDSGRIRLDRYLYTPMAYPADYGFIEDSLGEDGDPLDAMVLLPQSVFPGVIVEARPVGMFKMVDEAGGDDKVLCVPAGDVRWDHVQDIADVPSFELEAIKHFFVHYKDLEPNKFVKAADWVGRAEAEAEVQRSFERFKASGH; encoded by the coding sequence GTGGAGTTTGACGTAACCATCGAGATCCCCAAGGGGCAGCGCAACAAGTACGAGGTCGACCACGACTCCGGTCGGATCCGGCTTGACCGCTACCTCTACACCCCGATGGCTTACCCGGCCGACTACGGATTCATCGAGGACAGCCTGGGCGAGGACGGCGACCCGCTGGATGCCATGGTGCTGCTGCCGCAGTCGGTGTTCCCCGGCGTGATCGTCGAGGCCCGCCCGGTAGGCATGTTCAAGATGGTCGACGAGGCCGGCGGCGACGACAAGGTGCTGTGTGTGCCGGCCGGCGACGTCCGCTGGGACCATGTCCAGGACATCGCCGACGTGCCGAGCTTCGAACTCGAGGCCATCAAGCACTTCTTCGTGCATTACAAGGACCTGGAACCCAACAAGTTCGTCAAGGCCGCCGACTGGGTCGGGCGGGCAGAGGCCGAGGCCGAGGTGCAGCGCTCGTTCGAACGGTTCAAAGCCTCCGGGCACTGA
- the dacB gene encoding D-alanyl-D-alanine carboxypeptidase/D-alanyl-D-alanine-endopeptidase yields MHPKRWRRSTHLAVGAAVLVAVVAVVAAALVFVGDRPTEALAAARPAPAAASPGVVPVPEDSEIPTEVGMSAALAAALADPNLGVLTGRISDALTGELLWRQADDLPMQPASTNKVLTAAAALLTLERDATVTTKVVAASDRGAADSRGVVVLVGGGDTTLSAAPADQQTWYKGAARISDLAAQVRASGYTPMAVQVDTSLYSGPGLAPGWDPADIDGGDIAPIEPVMLDGGRTQPTTFDSRRSPTPALDAGRALAVALGVDPATVTVVPGPPTGRELASVESAPLMERLRQMMVNSDNVMAESIGREVAAESQRPLSFAGAAGAVSARLAGEGIDMTGAKLLDSSGLSVDNRLTAITLDEVIGEAAGPDHRELRPLLDLLAVAGGSGTLSDRFLQAGTTRPAAGWLRAKTGSLTGTNALAGIVTDRSGRVLTFAFLSNNAGPTGRLAIDALAATLRSCGCVR; encoded by the coding sequence ATGCATCCCAAGCGGTGGCGACGCTCCACGCACCTGGCGGTGGGGGCCGCCGTCCTGGTGGCGGTGGTGGCGGTGGTGGCCGCGGCGCTGGTATTCGTCGGGGACCGGCCTACCGAGGCGCTGGCCGCGGCACGACCGGCGCCGGCCGCCGCCAGCCCCGGCGTGGTGCCGGTCCCCGAGGACTCGGAGATCCCCACCGAGGTCGGGATGAGCGCCGCGCTGGCCGCCGCGCTGGCCGACCCGAACCTGGGCGTCCTGACCGGGCGCATCAGCGACGCCCTGACCGGGGAGCTGCTGTGGCGGCAGGCCGACGACCTGCCGATGCAGCCGGCCTCGACCAACAAGGTGCTGACCGCCGCCGCCGCGCTGCTCACCCTGGAGCGGGACGCCACGGTGACCACCAAGGTCGTCGCGGCGAGCGACCGGGGCGCGGCCGACTCCCGCGGCGTCGTGGTCCTGGTGGGCGGCGGGGACACCACCTTGTCGGCGGCGCCCGCGGATCAGCAGACCTGGTACAAGGGCGCGGCCCGGATCAGCGACCTGGCCGCGCAGGTCCGCGCCAGCGGATACACCCCGATGGCGGTCCAGGTGGACACCTCGCTCTACAGCGGTCCGGGCCTGGCCCCGGGCTGGGACCCGGCCGATATCGACGGCGGCGACATCGCGCCGATCGAACCGGTGATGCTCGACGGCGGCCGCACCCAGCCGACCACCTTCGACTCCCGTCGCTCGCCCACCCCGGCGCTCGACGCCGGCCGCGCGCTGGCCGTCGCGCTCGGCGTCGACCCGGCCACCGTGACCGTCGTGCCCGGCCCGCCGACCGGCCGCGAACTGGCCTCGGTGGAGTCGGCGCCGCTCATGGAGCGGTTGCGGCAGATGATGGTCAACTCCGACAACGTGATGGCCGAGAGCATCGGCCGCGAGGTCGCCGCCGAGTCGCAGCGGCCGCTGAGCTTCGCCGGGGCCGCGGGCGCGGTGTCGGCGCGGCTGGCGGGTGAGGGCATCGACATGACCGGCGCCAAACTGCTGGACTCCAGCGGCCTGTCGGTCGACAACCGGCTCACCGCGATCACCCTCGACGAGGTGATCGGCGAGGCCGCCGGCCCCGACCACCGCGAACTGCGTCCCCTGCTGGACCTGCTGGCGGTCGCCGGCGGTTCCGGCACCTTGTCGGATCGGTTCCTGCAGGCGGGCACCACCCGCCCCGCGGCGGGCTGGTTGCGGGCCAAGACCGGTTCGCTGACCGGCACCAACGCGCTGGCCGGCATCGTCACCGACCGCAGCGGCCGGGTACTCACCTTCGCGTTCCTGTCCAACAACGCCGGGCCGACGGGACGGCTGGCGATCGACGCTCTGGCCGCGACCCTGCGTTCCTGTGGGTGCGTGCGATGA
- a CDS encoding zinc-dependent metalloprotease: protein MSPSAVGDAVDWQFAASVGTRLARPAAPTTDYTRRQAIEELAECSRAAEPPVREVTRLHADGPIPDARIVDRADWIRAATESLRAMTGGAESPSGFLAGRVTGAQTGAVLAFVSSGILGQYDPFAEDGGKLLLVYPNVIAVERQLRVVPRDFRLWVCLHEVTHRVQFTANPWLAGYMTDALDALTADAGDDLAAVIGRLAEFVRDRQDGVLGFMRAVQSEPQREALDRLLVLGTLLEGHADHVMDAVGPTVVPSGATIRRRFDDRRHRKQPPLQRILRALLGIDAKMSQYTRGKAFVDAVVARVGMDRFNTIWTGAQTLPLPHEIDEPQRWIDRVL from the coding sequence ATGAGCCCGTCGGCCGTCGGCGACGCCGTGGACTGGCAGTTCGCGGCGTCCGTCGGCACCCGGCTGGCCCGTCCGGCGGCACCCACCACCGACTACACCCGCCGGCAGGCGATCGAGGAGCTGGCCGAATGCTCGCGGGCCGCCGAGCCGCCGGTGCGCGAGGTCACGCGGTTGCACGCCGACGGCCCCATCCCCGACGCGCGGATCGTCGACCGCGCCGACTGGATCCGTGCGGCCACCGAATCCCTGCGCGCGATGACCGGCGGCGCCGAGAGCCCCAGCGGATTCCTGGCCGGGCGGGTGACCGGCGCCCAGACCGGAGCGGTGCTGGCCTTCGTCTCGTCGGGCATCCTGGGGCAGTACGACCCGTTCGCCGAAGACGGCGGCAAGCTACTGCTGGTGTATCCGAACGTCATCGCCGTGGAACGCCAATTACGGGTGGTGCCAAGGGATTTCCGGCTGTGGGTGTGTCTGCACGAGGTCACCCACCGGGTGCAGTTCACCGCGAACCCGTGGCTGGCCGGCTACATGACCGACGCGCTGGATGCCCTCACCGCGGACGCCGGCGACGACCTGGCCGCGGTCATCGGCCGCCTGGCCGAATTCGTCCGCGACCGCCAGGACGGGGTGCTGGGGTTCATGCGCGCGGTGCAGTCCGAACCGCAGCGTGAGGCGCTGGACCGGCTGCTGGTGCTCGGCACCCTGCTCGAGGGACACGCCGATCACGTGATGGACGCGGTCGGGCCCACCGTCGTCCCGTCCGGGGCCACCATCCGGCGCCGCTTCGACGACCGCCGGCACCGCAAACAGCCTCCGCTGCAACGGATCCTGCGGGCCTTGCTCGGAATCGACGCCAAGATGTCGCAGTACACCCGCGGCAAGGCCTTCGTCGACGCGGTGGTCGCCCGGGTCGGAATGGACCGGTTCAACACCATCTGGACCGGCGCGCAGACGCTGCCGCTGCCGCATGAGATCGATGAACCGCAGCGATGGATCGATCGAGTCCTGTAA
- the tilS gene encoding tRNA lysidine(34) synthetase TilS, with product MDRSSPVTQLRATVGGFAKDQLPAADRWCVALSGGADSLALTAVAAELLPTTALIVDHGLQPGSAAAAQTAQRQALALGCVGAEIIPVTVGTAGGPEAAARSARYAALETARAGAPVLIGHTLDDQAETVLLGLGRGSGPRSIAGIRPFDPPWCRPLLQLRRATTEAACAALGLTPWRDPHNDDRRFTRTRLRHEVLPLLEDVLGGGVAEALARTATALQEDGDVLDELADRALAAARPHTDGLPTAAVAALPAAVRLRALRSWLLAGGARNLTSKQIRAVDALVTAWRGQGGVAVGGGRADARLFARRRAGVLVLEYERD from the coding sequence ATGGATCGATCGAGTCCTGTAACGCAGCTGCGCGCGACGGTCGGCGGATTCGCCAAGGATCAGCTGCCCGCCGCAGACCGGTGGTGCGTCGCGCTGTCCGGCGGGGCGGACTCGCTGGCGCTCACCGCGGTGGCGGCCGAACTGTTGCCCACCACTGCGCTGATCGTCGACCACGGCCTGCAGCCCGGGTCGGCGGCCGCCGCGCAGACCGCGCAGCGGCAGGCGCTGGCGCTGGGATGTGTTGGCGCCGAGATCATCCCCGTCACCGTCGGCACCGCGGGCGGCCCCGAGGCGGCGGCCCGGTCCGCGCGCTACGCGGCCCTGGAAACCGCCCGCGCCGGCGCGCCGGTACTGATCGGACACACCCTCGATGACCAGGCCGAGACGGTCCTGCTCGGTCTGGGGCGCGGGTCCGGGCCCCGCTCCATCGCCGGGATAAGGCCCTTCGACCCGCCCTGGTGCCGGCCGTTGTTGCAGCTGCGCCGGGCCACCACAGAGGCGGCCTGCGCCGCGCTGGGGCTCACGCCGTGGCGCGACCCGCACAACGACGACCGGCGCTTCACCCGGACCCGGCTGCGCCACGAGGTGCTGCCGCTGCTCGAGGACGTGCTCGGCGGCGGGGTCGCCGAGGCGCTGGCGCGCACGGCCACCGCGCTGCAGGAGGACGGCGACGTCCTCGACGAACTGGCCGACCGGGCGCTGGCCGCGGCCCGACCCCACACCGACGGCCTGCCGACCGCCGCCGTGGCGGCGCTGCCGGCGGCGGTGCGGTTGCGGGCGCTGCGCAGCTGGCTGCTGGCCGGCGGGGCGCGCAACCTGACCAGCAAGCAGATCCGCGCGGTCGACGCGTTGGTGACCGCCTGGCGCGGGCAGGGCGGGGTCGCAGTCGGCGGCGGGCGCGCCGACGCGCGGTTGTTCGCCCGGCGGCGCGCGGGTGTGCTGGTGCTCGAATACGAGCGGGACTGA
- the hpt gene encoding hypoxanthine phosphoribosyltransferase: MASPAPTWHAGHVPAKSVELYPGDIKSVLLSEQQIQDKTAELAAAVGAAYADRLGDQDLLLITVLKGAVMFVTDLARAIPLPTQLEFMAVSSYGSSTSSSGVVRILKDLDRDINDRDVLIVEDIVDSGLTLSWLLRNLASRRPRSLEVCTLLRKPDAVRADVDITYVGFDIPNEFVVGYGLDYAERYRDLPYIGTLEPRVYTP, from the coding sequence TTGGCCAGTCCGGCGCCGACGTGGCACGCTGGGCACGTGCCAGCAAAATCTGTCGAGCTGTACCCGGGAGACATCAAATCGGTGTTGCTGTCGGAGCAACAGATTCAGGACAAGACGGCAGAACTGGCCGCGGCGGTGGGGGCCGCCTACGCGGACCGGCTCGGCGATCAGGACCTGTTGTTGATCACGGTGCTCAAGGGCGCGGTCATGTTCGTCACCGACCTGGCCCGGGCGATCCCGCTGCCCACCCAGCTGGAATTCATGGCGGTGTCGTCGTACGGGTCGTCGACGTCGTCGTCGGGCGTGGTACGCATCCTCAAGGACCTCGACCGCGACATCAACGACCGCGACGTGCTGATCGTCGAGGACATCGTGGATTCCGGCCTCACGCTGTCCTGGTTGCTGCGCAACCTGGCCAGCCGGCGGCCCCGGTCGCTGGAGGTCTGCACGCTGTTGCGCAAGCCCGATGCCGTGCGCGCGGACGTCGACATCACTTATGTCGGCTTCGACATCCCGAACGAATTCGTCGTCGGTTACGGACTTGATTACGCCGAACGCTACCGAGATCTGCCCTACATAGGCACTCTGGAACCGAGGGTCTACACGCCCTGA
- a CDS encoding molybdopterin-dependent oxidoreductase — translation MSTELRICPICEATCGLTLTVEDGRVTGARGDAEDVFSAGFICPKGASFAELDNDPARLAGPLVRRDGELTEVSWTEAFDAVAEGLGAVLAEHGGSSVGVYIGNPNAHTVAGPLYGPMVIKALGTRSVFSASTLDQMPKQVALGHLFGSPFAFPVPDLDRTDHLVIIGANPLVSNGSLATAPDFPGKLKALRRRGGKLTVIDPARTRTAAQADWHLAPRPGTDAALLFAIVHVLFDENLVAEDLGGIGALVRGVEQVQALAADFAPEAVAGHCDLDAADIRTLARELAAARSAAVYGRIGTTTVEFGTVGSWLIEVINILTGNLDRPGGLLFPLAPTASKPRPAHTTRGFAVGRWHSRVSGYPEVTSELPAAALAEEIDTPGDGQLKALITIAGNPVLSAPDGERLARAMAGLDFMISVDPYVNATTRHADVILPPPPPSQSPHFDFVLNNLAVRNNARYSPPVLPLDGRPDETEILTRIALAVLGVGVHADPALADEQVIAATLAKEVADPHSPVAGRSVEELVAMLPAGPGYERRLDMMLRVGPYGDAFGADPQGLTLQRLLDAPHGIDLGPSPPRLREVLRTASGKVELAPAALVADTARLRESLARRAEGLLLIGRRHLRSNNSWMHLGGGTNRCTLQIHPDDAAALGLSDIAVVKGPGGELLIPVERTDDIRPGVVSIPHGWDEANVNLLNDGTQLDPLSGTSVLNGVPVEVSAVDPVPTG, via the coding sequence ATGAGCACGGAACTTCGCATCTGTCCCATCTGCGAGGCCACCTGCGGGCTGACCCTCACGGTCGAGGACGGCCGGGTCACCGGCGCGCGCGGGGACGCCGAGGACGTCTTCAGCGCGGGCTTCATCTGCCCGAAGGGCGCCAGCTTCGCCGAACTCGACAACGACCCGGCCCGGCTGGCGGGGCCGCTGGTGCGCCGCGACGGGGAACTCACCGAGGTCAGCTGGACCGAGGCGTTCGACGCGGTCGCCGAAGGTTTGGGCGCGGTGCTCGCCGAGCACGGCGGCAGTTCGGTCGGGGTCTACATCGGTAACCCCAACGCGCACACCGTGGCCGGCCCGCTCTACGGGCCCATGGTGATCAAGGCACTCGGGACCCGCAGTGTGTTCTCCGCCAGCACCCTGGATCAGATGCCCAAGCAGGTGGCCCTCGGGCACCTGTTCGGCAGCCCGTTCGCGTTCCCGGTCCCGGACCTGGACCGCACCGACCATCTGGTGATCATCGGGGCCAACCCGCTGGTGTCCAACGGCAGCCTGGCCACCGCGCCGGATTTCCCGGGCAAGCTCAAGGCGCTGCGCCGCCGCGGCGGCAAGCTGACCGTCATCGACCCGGCCCGCACCCGCACCGCGGCCCAGGCCGACTGGCACCTGGCCCCGCGGCCGGGTACCGACGCCGCGCTGCTGTTCGCGATCGTCCACGTGCTGTTCGACGAGAACCTGGTGGCCGAGGACCTCGGTGGCATCGGGGCGCTCGTGCGCGGCGTGGAGCAGGTGCAAGCCCTGGCCGCCGACTTCGCCCCGGAGGCCGTCGCCGGCCATTGCGACCTCGACGCCGCGGACATCCGGACCCTGGCCCGCGAGCTCGCCGCGGCCCGCAGCGCCGCGGTGTACGGCCGGATCGGCACCACCACAGTCGAGTTCGGCACCGTGGGCAGCTGGCTCATCGAGGTCATCAACATCCTCACCGGCAACCTGGATCGGCCCGGCGGGCTGCTGTTCCCGCTCGCGCCGACCGCGTCCAAGCCGCGTCCGGCGCACACCACCCGGGGGTTCGCCGTCGGCCGGTGGCACAGCCGGGTATCCGGCTATCCCGAGGTGACCTCGGAGCTGCCCGCCGCGGCGCTGGCCGAGGAGATCGACACCCCCGGCGACGGGCAACTCAAGGCGCTCATCACGATCGCGGGCAACCCGGTGCTCTCGGCGCCCGACGGCGAGCGCCTGGCCCGGGCGATGGCCGGCCTGGACTTCATGATCAGCGTCGACCCCTACGTCAACGCCACCACCCGGCACGCCGACGTGATCCTGCCGCCGCCCCCGCCGTCGCAGAGCCCGCATTTCGACTTCGTGCTCAACAACCTCGCGGTGCGCAACAACGCCCGGTACTCGCCGCCGGTGCTGCCGCTGGACGGCCGCCCCGACGAGACCGAGATCCTGACGCGGATCGCGCTGGCCGTGCTCGGGGTCGGCGTGCACGCCGACCCGGCGCTGGCCGACGAGCAGGTGATCGCCGCGACGCTGGCCAAGGAGGTCGCCGACCCGCACTCGCCGGTCGCCGGACGGAGCGTCGAGGAACTGGTGGCCATGCTGCCCGCCGGGCCCGGCTATGAGCGGCGGCTGGACATGATGTTGCGGGTCGGCCCATACGGCGACGCCTTCGGCGCGGATCCGCAGGGCCTCACGCTGCAGCGGCTGCTGGATGCCCCGCACGGCATCGACCTGGGTCCCTCGCCCCCGCGGTTGCGCGAGGTGCTGCGGACGGCATCCGGGAAGGTGGAACTCGCGCCGGCGGCGTTGGTCGCCGACACCGCCCGGCTGCGGGAGTCACTGGCCCGTCGCGCCGAGGGCCTGCTGCTGATCGGGCGGCGGCACCTGCGCTCGAACAACAGCTGGATGCATCTGGGCGGCGGGACCAACCGGTGCACGCTGCAGATTCACCCCGACGACGCCGCCGCGCTGGGGTTGTCCGACATCGCGGTGGTCAAGGGGCCCGGCGGGGAACTGCTGATCCCGGTGGAGCGCACCGACGACATCCGTCCCGGCGTCGTGTCCATCCCGCACGGCTGGGACGAGGCGAACGTCAACCTGCTCAACGACGGCACGCAATTGGATCCGCTGTCGGGGACCTCGGTGCTCAACGGGGTCCCGGTCGAGGTCTCGGCCGTCGATCCGGTGCCCACCGGCTGA